In Bacteroidota bacterium, one DNA window encodes the following:
- a CDS encoding ATP-binding protein: MITPEIKTRVITGLQAAKHNFGGTDSKFATSLGINAAQLSRVLKGDYDKVLSDASWLSIARKLQLPLFNEKAWKTAQTPVYTYIYQMLGKCQHESISALICDAADIGKTYTAKEYCKANKNAIYIDCSQVKTKQKLVRAIAKEFGVNYSGRYSDVYADLVYYLTAIATPVIVLDEAGDLAYEAFLELKALWNATEGYCGWCIMGADGLKEKIRRAIDNKKVGYTEIFSRYGKRYQRITPEGREEQERFTKQQAALIIQANAPQADIQKLLRNTEGSLRRIKNELSKLNP; encoded by the coding sequence ATGATAACCCCCGAAATCAAAACAAGAGTAATCACAGGATTGCAAGCCGCAAAACATAACTTTGGCGGCACAGACAGTAAGTTTGCCACCTCACTCGGCATTAATGCAGCGCAGTTGAGCCGTGTTCTCAAAGGCGACTATGACAAAGTATTATCAGATGCCTCGTGGCTGTCCATCGCCCGCAAGTTGCAACTTCCCTTGTTCAACGAAAAGGCATGGAAAACAGCGCAAACGCCTGTTTACACCTACATTTATCAAATGCTCGGCAAGTGCCAGCATGAGAGCATATCCGCCCTCATCTGCGATGCCGCAGACATCGGCAAGACGTACACCGCAAAAGAATACTGCAAAGCCAACAAAAACGCCATTTACATAGACTGCTCGCAGGTTAAAACCAAGCAAAAACTTGTGAGAGCCATTGCCAAAGAGTTTGGCGTAAACTACTCAGGCAGATACTCAGACGTGTACGCAGACCTCGTATATTACCTCACTGCCATTGCAACACCTGTTATCGTGTTGGACGAGGCGGGCGACTTGGCTTATGAAGCATTCTTAGAGCTAAAAGCCTTATGGAACGCAACAGAAGGATATTGCGGCTGGTGCATAATGGGAGCGGACGGATTAAAGGAGAAAATCCGCAGAGCCATTGACAACAAGAAAGTGGGCTACACAGAGATATTCAGCCGCTACGGAAAGCGTTATCAGCGCATCACACCCGAAGGCAGGGAAGAGCAGGAGCGTTTTACCAAGCAGCAAGCCGCACTCATCATTCAGGCGAACGCTCCGCAGGCAGACATTCAGAAACTGCTCCGCAACACAGAGGGTTCTTTGAGGCGCATCAAAAATGAACTAAGCAAGCTCAATCCATGA